GGCGCGGCCCCGTCCCGGTCCTTCCCGGAAGGGGATGGGCGGACCCGTCTCCTGGTGGAGGCGGTGCTGAAGGCCCTCGCAGAACGACCGGGAGGGAGGGATGGATCGGCATGAGCGGGCAGAAGAACGCCTTGGGGTTCATCGAAACCGTGGGTCTGGCGGCGGCGGTGGCGGCGGCGGACGCGGCGTGCAAGGCCGCCGACGTGCGTCTCATCGGCCGGGAGATCTCCAAGGGCTACGGCTACGTCACCGTGAAGCTCGCCGGAGACGTGGGGGCCGTGAAGGCGGCCCTCGCCGCGGCGAAGGCCGCAAGCGAGAAGGTGAACCGGGTGTGGTCCCTGGACCTGATCCCCCGCCCCGCGGCGGGCCTGGGGGACGTGCTGGTGTGGAACCGGGAGACCCGGGGGGCGGAAGGGTGGCGGGAGGGCCAAACCGTCTCCTTCCCCGAAGAGCCTCCCGTCCCGTCGGAGGAACCGACTCCCCCGGAGGAGGAGTCCCTCCCGGAGGTCCCGGAGACGCCGGAACCGGCGGAGGAGCCCGAGGCCCCGGCCCCCGAAGGGCCCGAGGTGAAGGAAGAGGAGACGGAGAAGGGGACGACTCCGGGCGCCGAGGCGCCCCGGGCCCCCCGGCGCAGGACCAAGAGGCGTTGACGCCCCCTGGGGGGCGCGGAGGAACGAAGGGAGGACCGGTCCATGACTCAGGAAGCGTTGGGCATGATCGAGACCCGGGGCCTGGTGGGCTCCATCGAGGCGGC
The sequence above is drawn from the Aminomonas paucivorans DSM 12260 genome and encodes:
- a CDS encoding BMC domain-containing protein, with the translated sequence MSGQKNALGFIETVGLAAAVAAADAACKAADVRLIGREISKGYGYVTVKLAGDVGAVKAALAAAKAASEKVNRVWSLDLIPRPAAGLGDVLVWNRETRGAEGWREGQTVSFPEEPPVPSEEPTPPEEESLPEVPETPEPAEEPEAPAPEGPEVKEEETEKGTTPGAEAPRAPRRRTKRR